In Halorhabdus rudnickae, the following proteins share a genomic window:
- a CDS encoding MogA/MoaB family molybdenum cofactor biosynthesis protein, which translates to MVDFQSRDTSRGSSTEEHETEPEDTDEAEASPEVGERTGERASDSIDRSGLFVVTVDVAEATRLASEGVCDRLEANGQTVIETERVDASHDVVQATVDRTVARRDVEAVVTVGGTGVGDADVTVEAVEPLLEKELPGFGELFRVSYHERVGTDVVAMRPLAGISDGVPVFCLPGDPGAAEFATEEILLGAIDRLLADAGD; encoded by the coding sequence ATGGTCGATTTCCAGTCTCGCGACACCAGTCGGGGATCGTCGACGGAAGAGCACGAAACAGAGCCCGAAGACACCGACGAGGCGGAAGCGTCACCCGAGGTCGGAGAGCGGACCGGAGAGCGCGCCTCGGATTCGATCGATCGGTCCGGCCTGTTCGTCGTCACCGTCGATGTCGCCGAGGCCACCCGCCTGGCCAGCGAGGGGGTCTGCGACCGCCTCGAGGCGAACGGGCAGACGGTCATCGAGACCGAACGCGTCGACGCGAGCCACGACGTCGTCCAGGCGACGGTCGATCGAACGGTCGCACGCCGTGACGTCGAGGCGGTCGTGACGGTCGGTGGGACCGGCGTCGGGGACGCCGACGTGACCGTCGAGGCCGTCGAGCCGTTGCTGGAGAAGGAACTCCCGGGATTCGGGGAGCTGTTCCGCGTCAGTTATCACGAGCGCGTCGGGACCGACGTCGTCGCCATGCGGCCCCTAGCAGGGATCAGCGACGGGGTTCCCGTGTTCTGTCTTCCCGGCGATCCGGGCGCTGCCGAATTTGCCACCGAGGAAATCCTCCTCGGAGCGATCGACAGACTCCTCGCGGACGCCGGGGACTGA
- a CDS encoding MBL fold metallo-hydrolase → MATELADGIWWFDLRGVNAYLFVDGEDVTLIDAGAPWTRGALLDHLDDAGFRPRDVSRIALTHYDLDHVGAVNRFGTDVSVYAGALDAAVLRGERVPALNNRKTAFQRASQLLVSEPELSVETVADGDRVGGLDVHETPGHTPGHLTFVSEERSVAFVGDLLRESNGRLEASPWALSHDTGAVESSIRQLATLDLDVEILAMGHGTPFVERGAAHLSDLAGRL, encoded by the coding sequence ATGGCTACAGAACTCGCTGACGGGATCTGGTGGTTCGATCTCCGGGGTGTCAACGCGTACCTCTTCGTGGACGGCGAAGACGTGACACTGATCGATGCCGGTGCCCCGTGGACGAGAGGGGCCTTGCTCGATCACCTGGACGATGCGGGGTTCCGGCCCCGTGACGTCTCACGGATCGCCCTCACACACTATGATCTCGATCACGTCGGTGCGGTGAATCGTTTCGGTACCGACGTTTCCGTGTACGCGGGTGCTCTGGACGCCGCCGTCCTCCGTGGCGAGCGCGTACCAGCCTTGAACAACCGCAAGACAGCCTTCCAGCGTGCCAGTCAGCTCCTGGTGTCCGAACCCGAGCTTTCAGTCGAGACGGTCGCTGACGGCGATCGGGTCGGCGGGCTCGACGTTCACGAGACACCAGGTCACACGCCCGGGCACCTGACGTTCGTCAGCGAGGAGCGATCGGTCGCGTTCGTCGGCGACCTTCTCCGAGAGAGCAACGGCCGGCTCGAAGCATCACCGTGGGCGCTGAGTCACGATACCGGGGCCGTCGAATCGAGTATCCGCCAGTTGGCAACGTTGGATCTCGACGTCGAAATTCTGGCGATGGGTCACGGAACACCGTTCGTCGAACGCGGAGCCGCTCACCTGTCCGATCTCGCCGGGCGGCTGTGA
- a CDS encoding DUF7126 family protein, translating to MKVLVAGADENAIADAIRAEGHEVTVLDIGDGESLENADIENADVYVLTEMSQATSIAVAKDHNPSVRVVVYAEGSLPEFATRQADLMIDPALLDPEAVAEELA from the coding sequence ATGAAGGTACTTGTCGCCGGAGCTGACGAGAACGCGATCGCCGATGCGATCCGTGCGGAAGGCCACGAGGTGACAGTCCTCGACATCGGGGACGGTGAATCACTGGAGAACGCGGACATCGAGAACGCCGACGTCTACGTGCTGACGGAGATGAGTCAGGCGACCTCCATCGCCGTCGCGAAAGATCACAACCCGAGCGTTCGCGTCGTCGTCTACGCCGAGGGATCGCTACCGGAGTTCGCAACCCGACAAGCCGACCTCATGATCGATCCCGCGCTACTGGACCCCGAGGCGGTCGCCGAAGAATTAGCCTGA
- a CDS encoding CTP synthase: MPNEPETEYDPELGRKFIFVTGGVMSGLGKGITAASTGRLLANAGFDVTAVKIDPYLNVDAGTMNPYQHGEVYVLKDGGEVDLDLGNYERFLDIDMTSDHNVTTGKVYREVIEKERAGDYLGRTVQIIPHITDDIKRRIREVAEGSDVCIIEVGGTVGDIEGMPYLEALRQFAHEEDEEDILFTHVTLVPYSKNGEQKTKPTQHSVKELRSIGLQPDILVGRCEDKLQDSVKEKIALFCDVPTEAVFSNPDVEDIYHVPLVVEDEGLDEYVMDELGLTEEAAPKSERDNGWRELVTQDKTGSIEVALVGKYGLEDAYISIHEALKHAGLETNVEVETTWIHSEELADGHDDKLDEVDAIVVPGGFGSRGTEGKIEAIRYARENDVPFLGLCLGFQMAVVEYARNVLDLDGAHSAEMDPDTSHPVIDILPEQEGVEDMGGTMRLGAQDTEIEPETLAADLYDDATCRERHRHRYEVNPAYIADLEEAGMTFSGVSGRRMEILELAAEEHPYFVGTQFHPEFRSRPTRASPPFVGLVEAVLEKREDDERESELEV, translated from the coding sequence ATGCCGAACGAGCCCGAAACCGAGTACGATCCGGAGCTGGGTCGGAAGTTCATTTTCGTCACCGGCGGCGTGATGTCCGGCCTGGGTAAGGGCATCACTGCCGCGAGTACCGGCCGATTGCTCGCCAACGCCGGCTTCGACGTGACCGCGGTCAAGATCGACCCCTATCTCAACGTCGACGCCGGGACGATGAACCCCTACCAGCACGGGGAAGTGTACGTCCTCAAGGACGGCGGCGAGGTCGACCTGGATCTGGGGAACTACGAACGGTTCCTCGACATCGACATGACCTCCGATCACAACGTCACCACGGGGAAGGTCTATCGGGAGGTCATCGAGAAGGAGCGGGCCGGGGACTACCTCGGCCGGACCGTCCAAATCATTCCGCACATCACCGACGACATCAAGCGCCGGATTCGAGAGGTCGCCGAGGGAAGTGACGTCTGCATCATCGAAGTCGGCGGCACTGTCGGCGACATCGAAGGGATGCCCTATCTGGAGGCGCTCCGGCAGTTCGCCCACGAAGAAGATGAAGAAGACATTCTCTTCACCCACGTCACGCTAGTCCCGTACTCGAAGAACGGCGAACAGAAGACCAAACCGACCCAGCACAGCGTCAAGGAACTCCGGTCGATCGGGCTCCAGCCGGACATTCTGGTCGGACGCTGTGAGGACAAACTCCAAGACAGCGTCAAGGAGAAAATTGCGCTGTTCTGTGACGTTCCCACAGAGGCCGTCTTCTCGAACCCGGACGTCGAGGACATCTATCACGTCCCGCTGGTCGTCGAGGACGAGGGTCTCGACGAGTACGTCATGGACGAACTTGGACTCACCGAGGAGGCAGCACCCAAAAGCGAGCGGGACAACGGTTGGCGCGAACTCGTCACCCAGGACAAGACCGGGTCGATCGAGGTCGCGCTGGTCGGTAAGTACGGACTCGAAGACGCCTACATCTCGATTCACGAGGCACTGAAACACGCTGGCCTCGAGACCAACGTCGAGGTCGAGACGACGTGGATTCATTCGGAAGAGCTCGCGGACGGCCACGACGACAAACTCGATGAAGTCGACGCTATCGTCGTCCCGGGTGGCTTTGGCTCCCGTGGAACCGAGGGCAAGATCGAGGCAATCCGTTACGCCCGCGAGAACGATGTCCCCTTCCTGGGACTGTGTCTGGGCTTCCAGATGGCCGTCGTCGAGTACGCCCGGAACGTGCTCGATCTCGACGGTGCCCACTCCGCCGAGATGGATCCGGATACGTCCCATCCCGTCATCGACATCCTGCCCGAACAGGAGGGCGTCGAGGACATGGGCGGGACGATGCGTCTGGGCGCACAGGACACCGAAATCGAGCCGGAAACGCTCGCGGCCGACCTCTATGACGACGCTACCTGCCGGGAACGACATCGCCACCGCTACGAGGTCAATCCGGCGTACATCGCGGACCTCGAGGAGGCCGGCATGACGTTCTCGGGAGTCTCGGGTCGCCGGATGGAGATTCTGGAACTGGCTGCCGAGGAGCACCCCTATTTCGTCGGGACGCAGTTCCACCCCGAATTCCGTTCGCGACCGACGCGAGCCTCCCCGCCGTTTGTCGGCCTCGTCGAGGCCGTCCTCGAGAAACGAGAGGACGACGAACGCGAAAGCGAACTCGAAGTCTGA
- a CDS encoding sensor histidine kinase, whose product MWTVYLALVLFAGVLGTAIALYAIVHRETPGAAPLSLLLLGAAMWSIAEGLALANAGFETTLFWTSLRLSITTVVPLAWLLTVVEYTGHDRTLATRHLLGLLIEPIAFVVLVWTSGGHGLVWSNPELVFVQNIEYTGIVVTRGIAFWGHVAYSYALIAVGAFLLVRMSVRANELYRAQSTALLGAIAVPLVANATYLFRLAPRGIDPTGIAFVASGAIITGAILRNELLTVAAGTREIGRDEIVTRLDDPVFILDQNRVLTDYNRAGATLLETSGRDAVGDRLAEHLPTVAETLPEDTDDVHCVTAIEHNGSVRNYDLQATPLERPFDAADGRIVSLRDVTERIRREQQLDVLNRLLRHNIRNEMNVVRGHGELLAADLEDQTHQSRIDRIVETVDTVTERAEKVATLTRAFEADEPATLDLAIVLQDAIDTVRRSHPEATIELRALEEDLRVQGATSLGVAFEELLANAVDHNEAAKPTVVVSCEVDRPSESVTVQIADDGPGIDKQEREVIENGRETALQHGSGIGLWLVAWIVRTFGGTIDFEVDDDGTTVIVRLPRAETPENPDGENQADAS is encoded by the coding sequence GTGTGGACGGTCTACCTTGCGCTCGTCCTGTTCGCCGGCGTCCTCGGCACGGCGATCGCACTCTACGCGATCGTTCACCGGGAGACACCCGGTGCAGCCCCGCTCTCGTTGCTATTGCTCGGTGCCGCGATGTGGTCGATCGCCGAGGGGCTCGCCCTCGCCAACGCTGGCTTTGAGACGACGCTGTTTTGGACCTCGCTCAGACTCTCGATTACAACTGTCGTCCCCCTGGCGTGGCTGTTGACAGTCGTCGAGTACACCGGACACGACCGAACGCTCGCAACGAGACACCTGCTCGGCTTGCTGATCGAGCCGATCGCGTTCGTCGTGCTGGTCTGGACGAGTGGCGGCCACGGCCTCGTCTGGAGCAACCCCGAACTCGTCTTCGTCCAGAATATCGAGTACACGGGCATCGTCGTCACGCGTGGGATCGCTTTCTGGGGACACGTCGCGTACTCCTACGCGTTGATCGCCGTGGGCGCGTTCCTGCTCGTCCGGATGTCCGTGCGGGCCAACGAACTGTATCGCGCCCAGAGTACGGCACTGCTCGGGGCGATCGCCGTTCCGCTGGTGGCGAACGCGACGTACCTGTTCAGGCTGGCGCCGCGGGGAATCGATCCGACGGGAATCGCATTCGTCGCCTCGGGAGCTATCATCACCGGCGCGATTCTCCGCAATGAGTTGCTCACCGTCGCCGCAGGAACTCGGGAGATCGGACGCGACGAGATCGTCACGCGACTCGACGACCCGGTATTCATCCTCGACCAAAACCGCGTCCTCACCGACTACAACCGGGCCGGCGCTACGCTCCTCGAGACGTCTGGTCGGGACGCCGTCGGCGACCGACTCGCCGAGCACCTCCCCACAGTGGCCGAAACGCTCCCCGAAGACACCGACGACGTACACTGTGTGACGGCAATCGAGCACAACGGCTCGGTTCGGAACTACGATCTCCAGGCAACACCCCTCGAACGCCCCTTCGATGCGGCCGACGGACGGATCGTCAGCCTCCGGGACGTGACCGAACGGATACGACGAGAACAACAACTTGACGTATTGAACCGATTGTTGCGACACAACATCCGCAACGAGATGAACGTCGTCCGTGGCCACGGGGAGTTGCTGGCAGCGGACCTCGAGGACCAGACACATCAGTCCCGGATCGATCGCATCGTCGAGACTGTCGATACCGTCACCGAGCGCGCCGAGAAGGTCGCCACGTTGACGCGGGCCTTCGAGGCTGACGAACCGGCGACGCTCGATCTCGCGATCGTCCTCCAGGACGCGATCGATACGGTCCGAAGATCCCATCCGGAAGCGACGATCGAACTACGGGCGCTCGAGGAAGATCTTCGCGTCCAAGGGGCCACCTCGCTAGGTGTCGCTTTCGAGGAACTACTTGCGAACGCCGTCGACCACAACGAGGCCGCGAAACCGACGGTCGTCGTGTCCTGCGAGGTCGACAGACCGTCCGAGAGCGTGACAGTGCAGATCGCCGACGACGGGCCAGGGATCGACAAACAAGAGCGGGAAGTCATCGAAAACGGTCGCGAGACTGCCTTGCAACACGGCAGCGGTATCGGGCTCTGGCTGGTCGCCTGGATCGTCCGGACGTTCGGCGGGACGATCGACTTCGAAGTCGACGACGATGGAACGACAGTCATCGTCCGGTTGCCCCGCGCCGAGACGCCGGAGAATCCCGACGGGGAAAATCAGGCCGACGCTTCGTAG
- a CDS encoding PspA/IM30 family protein has protein sequence MGILSRASYVVRSKVNALLNRTEDPSETLDYSYEQLRDELQDVKQGIADLTTQKKRLEIQKRRLEENVEKHNDQAREAVKQDREDLARQALEKKKQKMNQIEDLEGQIADLQRQQDQLVEQKNELQGQVEQFRTKKETMKARYEAAEASARVSEAMSGAGDEFEDVGRAIERAQEQTEEMEARSAAMDELRDTGAFEDSISDQDQLDRELEEVRTSGEVDAELETLKADVGEESAAEERTDPEGEDTDERAVEEELETLKDQES, from the coding sequence ATGGGAATCCTTTCGCGCGCCTCCTATGTTGTCCGCTCGAAGGTCAACGCTCTCCTCAATCGGACGGAGGACCCCTCCGAGACTCTGGATTACTCCTACGAACAACTCCGGGACGAACTCCAGGATGTCAAACAGGGAATCGCGGACCTGACGACCCAAAAGAAACGCCTGGAGATCCAGAAGCGTCGATTGGAGGAGAACGTCGAGAAACACAACGATCAGGCCCGCGAGGCTGTCAAACAGGACCGTGAGGATCTCGCTCGCCAGGCCCTGGAGAAGAAAAAGCAGAAGATGAACCAGATCGAAGATCTGGAGGGCCAGATCGCCGATCTCCAGCGACAGCAGGACCAGCTCGTCGAGCAGAAGAACGAACTCCAGGGCCAGGTCGAGCAGTTCCGGACGAAAAAGGAGACCATGAAAGCCCGCTATGAGGCCGCCGAAGCCTCGGCACGCGTTTCCGAGGCCATGTCGGGGGCTGGCGACGAGTTCGAGGACGTCGGCCGGGCGATCGAACGTGCACAGGAACAGACCGAGGAGATGGAAGCTCGTTCTGCCGCGATGGACGAACTCCGGGATACCGGTGCGTTCGAGGATTCAATCTCCGATCAGGATCAACTCGACCGCGAACTGGAGGAGGTTCGCACGTCAGGGGAGGTCGACGCCGAACTGGAGACACTGAAAGCCGACGTTGGCGAAGAGTCTGCGGCCGAGGAGCGCACTGATCCTGAGGGCGAGGACACCGACGAGAGGGCCGTCGAAGAGGAACTCGAGACGCTCAAGGATCAAGAGAGCTAA
- a CDS encoding NUDIX hydrolase — MSSDADTTVTHENAGQDVIAVDADDNEEGLVNRLDAHTGEGVRHRAFTALLFDTDDNILLAQRAPEKRLWDTHWDGTVASHPVDGQTQVAATRERLQEELGVAPDQYDDLRVTDKFEYKRYYMDEGLEWEVCSVLQATLTDRTLDPDPAEVAGLMWVPYERLYENPKWYRQLRLCPWFEIAMRRDFE; from the coding sequence ATGAGTTCGGACGCCGATACGACGGTCACCCACGAGAATGCTGGCCAGGACGTCATCGCAGTCGACGCCGATGACAACGAGGAGGGACTGGTCAACCGCCTCGACGCCCACACTGGCGAGGGCGTCCGCCATCGCGCGTTCACCGCGCTGCTGTTCGACACCGACGACAACATCCTGTTGGCCCAGCGTGCCCCGGAGAAGCGTCTCTGGGACACCCACTGGGACGGGACGGTCGCCTCCCACCCCGTCGACGGACAGACCCAGGTTGCAGCGACTCGCGAACGCCTCCAGGAGGAACTGGGTGTCGCGCCCGACCAGTACGACGACCTCCGCGTGACGGACAAGTTCGAGTACAAACGCTATTACATGGACGAAGGCCTCGAATGGGAGGTCTGTTCGGTCCTGCAGGCGACCCTGACCGATCGAACACTCGACCCCGACCCGGCGGAAGTGGCCGGCCTGATGTGGGTTCCCTACGAGCGCCTCTACGAGAATCCGAAGTGGTATCGCCAGCTTCGCCTCTGTCCCTGGTTCGAAATCGCGATGCGACGCGACTTCGAGTGA
- a CDS encoding heavy-metal-associated domain-containing protein, which yields MALTITVTGMSCEHCEQSVTEALEDLDGVTEASVDREAEQATIEGDAEPDTLVEAVEDAGYEASA from the coding sequence ATGGCACTGACGATCACTGTGACCGGAATGAGCTGTGAACACTGCGAACAGAGCGTCACTGAAGCCCTCGAAGACCTCGATGGTGTGACCGAAGCAAGTGTCGACCGCGAAGCCGAACAGGCAACAATCGAGGGCGACGCCGAACCGGACACCCTCGTCGAAGCTGTTGAAGACGCCGGCTACGAAGCGTCGGCCTGA
- the guaA gene encoding glutamine-hydrolyzing GMP synthase encodes MVDVDSFVPEAKAEIEEQVGDDNAVIALSGGVDSSTAAALAYDGIGDQLTPVYVDTGLMRKGETEQIRETFDYMDSLRIVDAKERFLDELSGITDPEEKRHAIGEQFIREFETVAREVEADYLVQGTIYPDRIESEGTIKSHHNVGGLPDVIDFEGIVEPMRDLYKDEVREVARELDLEEIISERMPFPGPGLAVRIIGEVTEEKLSVAREANHVVEEELEEYDPWQALAAVIGKATGVKGDNRVHGWVVAVRSVESRDGMTARAQEIDWETLQRIQSRITGENESVSRVVYDVTHKPPATIEYE; translated from the coding sequence ATGGTCGATGTTGACTCTTTCGTCCCCGAGGCGAAAGCCGAAATCGAGGAGCAGGTCGGCGACGACAATGCCGTGATCGCGCTGTCGGGGGGCGTCGACTCTTCGACGGCGGCCGCACTGGCCTACGATGGGATCGGCGACCAGTTGACTCCTGTCTATGTCGACACCGGCCTGATGCGCAAGGGAGAGACCGAACAGATCCGCGAGACGTTCGACTATATGGACAGCCTGCGGATCGTCGACGCGAAGGAACGATTCCTCGACGAACTGTCTGGCATCACCGATCCCGAGGAGAAACGCCACGCAATCGGCGAGCAGTTCATCCGGGAGTTCGAGACGGTCGCCCGCGAGGTCGAGGCCGACTATCTCGTCCAGGGGACGATCTACCCGGATCGAATCGAGAGTGAGGGGACGATCAAGTCCCACCACAACGTCGGCGGCCTGCCCGACGTCATCGACTTCGAGGGGATCGTCGAGCCCATGCGCGATCTCTACAAGGACGAAGTCAGAGAAGTGGCCCGTGAACTCGACTTAGAGGAGATCATCTCCGAACGAATGCCGTTCCCGGGTCCCGGACTCGCCGTCCGGATCATCGGCGAGGTGACCGAGGAGAAGCTCTCCGTTGCGCGGGAAGCCAACCACGTCGTCGAAGAGGAACTCGAAGAATACGACCCCTGGCAGGCCCTGGCTGCAGTGATCGGGAAGGCCACGGGCGTGAAGGGCGACAACCGCGTCCACGGATGGGTCGTTGCCGTTCGCTCCGTGGAATCCCGTGACGGCATGACAGCGCGTGCCCAGGAGATCGACTGGGAGACCCTCCAGCGCATCCAGAGCCGCATCACAGGGGAGAACGAGAGCGTCTCGCGGGTCGTCTACGACGTGACCCACAAACCGCCCGCAACCATCGAGTACGAGTAA